Genomic window (Equus quagga isolate Etosha38 chromosome 12, UCLA_HA_Equagga_1.0, whole genome shotgun sequence):
GGCCAGAGGCTCCTTCCCGACTCTGCCCCTTCCTAGCTGCGTGACCTGTGtgtcttggcctcagtttctccacctataaaatgggggcCACAGTAACACCAGGCTTATAGGTTTTGAGGATAGAATATATGGCCGTCAGCTGGCACTCAGTGAATGAGCGGAAGTCACAGCCACAGCTGGATTAAGGGGTCGGTGGAGGAGTTGCTGACTGCTCTCGAGTTCTTCCCAGGCGCGAGCCCACGCCAGCAGCCCATCCACGGCCCCTGGAGGCAGGGGCTCCTCCACCAAGTCCCTGGCCAGAGCAGAGCCGGAACATACCGGGGATTTGTTCAGGAAATGTGTGAATCTGGACACCCTGTGGGGtgcacagagaggccaagtaacttgtccaaggccacacagcctgctggcctgcctggAGTCCCAGCTGGAACTGGGCCTGAACGGAACTGCCCTCGGTCTGACCTTGCTCTGCCCCTTGGCCTCGCTGATGCCCACTGTCTCCCTCTTGACCACCCCCTCCAGTCTTCCTCCACCTGGCAGAGCGGGCACAGGGAGCTCCCTCAGGCTCCCCCAGGGACGGTCCGGCACCCACTGCCCTCGGCAAGGACACTTCTTGCGCTTCTCCCCACGGCTCAGCGGTCAGGAGCTCACTGTCTCTGGGCCTCGTCTGGCCTCAGATGTGTCCTGTGTGACTTCACatactgtttgtgtgtgtgtgcatgtgtgcatgtgtgtagagGCCTTTTCCTCATAATTTTGAATCATTTGCCAACATTTACAAATTGGAGGTTTCACGTAAAAACCAGGATTTCCAGCTTCCTTTGGAAAGTCGGCAGCTCTGGCCACCCGGGCCCACTTCCCTCTGGTCAGCTGGAGCAGGGTCTGGCCCCTCTGGTCCCCGTGTCCCAGCCCGGCCCGCCTCACTCAT
Coding sequences:
- the LOC124248135 gene encoding uncharacterized protein LOC124248135; the protein is MSGSHSHSWIKGSVEELLTALEFFPGASPRQQPIHGPWRQGLLHQVPGQSRAGTYRGFVQEMCESGHPVGCTERPSNLSKATQPAGLPGVPAGTGPERNCPRSDLALPLGLADAHCLPLDHPLQSSSTWQSGHRELPQAPPGTVRHPLPSARTLLALLPTAQRSGAHCLWASSGLRCVLCDFTYCLCVCACVHVCRGLFLIILNHLPTFTNWRFHVKTRISSFLWKVGSSGHPGPLPSGQLEQGLAPLVPVSQPGPPHSSLGTSSHRGRRPPAVPAALAPLCSRSCRLGCPRGSWRAGREPGFRFMAGRTMASQRGPPLSPQNP